A segment of the Agarivorans albus genome:
TCTTATAAAAAATTAGAGCGCTTAAGCGCTCTTTTGTTTATTGCCTTATTGAAACTCGTCACCTTTGTTATCTAAGGTTTTGGAACCACATTGTTGGCATACTACGTAGCGGTCTAACAAATCTAAAGAGGCGCCAACCGCACTTGCAGTACCACCAAAAAAGCCTTCCATAAACGCTTTAAACTGTTCAGTTTTACTAGTGCCATATTTAGATGGTTTTTGCTTCATTAACTCTTTGTGATCGGTCTCTTCACCACACTTTTTACAATACAGCTTAAACATACAACGCTTCCTTGTTTAATAATAATCAGTTCTCTATGCCAGTGGTCTTAATCGTATTGCACACCGCGATGCTTTAACCAACCGTCTATGTGGCGACCAGCGGGATCATGATGAGTCCAATGAATCACTCCACCCTTATTGTTCCATTCGTACTCACCGAAAAACTCTACCTTATCCCCTACTCTTAAGTTTTTGAGGCCCGGGGCTAAATCGATATTGTGAGCAACCAACAGGGTTTGGCCATTGTTTAACTTAAGAATAAATCGTTGATGGCGTGACCCCTGCTCGTCATCGGCTAATACTCTTACAACGTAACCTGAGCTATTAACCTGCAAATCACTGACTTTATTTTTAAAAGCCGAGGCGATTTGCTGCTCTCCACTTGCTAGTGCAAATAAACTAAAACACGCTAAGCTCAGCAGCACAGCGAACTGATATAAAGGTTTAAAAGACATAGATAATCTGTTCCTAAATAAGCCA
Coding sequences within it:
- a CDS encoding DUF3465 domain-containing protein, with product MSFKPLYQFAVLLSLACFSLFALASGEQQIASAFKNKVSDLQVNSSGYVVRVLADDEQGSRHQRFILKLNNGQTLLVAHNIDLAPGLKNLRVGDKVEFFGEYEWNNKGGVIHWTHHDPAGRHIDGWLKHRGVQYD